From a region of the Phragmites australis chromosome 21, lpPhrAust1.1, whole genome shotgun sequence genome:
- the LOC133903584 gene encoding desmethyl-deoxy-podophyllotoxin synthase-like, whose product MDSTSVFYCILALVPLLYLIKSQTTSVGSRYDGLRLPPGPWKLPVIGSLHHMLRAQPHRILRELSRRHGPLMFLEFGELPVIVASSREAAEEVMKTNDAFLASRPQTTTVKIIRKKGDAISLAPYGDHWRQLRKICTVELLSAKRVQSFWAIREEEVMRLVQAISSATTPDVNLSELVTSYGNDVGAHTIMSDRFSDRNAFMRYVTEAFKLAGTFRLADLYPSSRLACAMSRTMSKIEVFLDGLFKLMDGIMERGTQEDSEDLIDVLLRIQKQGGLEPPLTMGNIKSVLLELLVGSTDTVPSVLQWAMAELMRNPEAMSKAQSEVRKAFMGQMKVTEEGLTKLSYLHWVIKETLRLHPPSPILLPRESQETCRVLGYDVPKGTIVLVNAWAISRDAEYWDEPEVFKPERFETDKRDFKGRDFEFTPFGAGRRICPGIVFGLAAIQLALANLLFYFDWNLLEGVSELDMEETMGITAKMKTDIWLKPVQRVPFVSTSVE is encoded by the exons ATGGATAGCACATCTGTCTTCTACTGCATCCTCGCTCTTGTCCCTCTACTTTACCTCATAAAATCTCAAACAACTTCCGTTGGCTCCCGTTACGATGGCCTACGTCTCCCACCGGGGCCCTGGAAGCTCCCGGTAATCGGCAGCCTCCACCACATGCTCCGCGCACAACCGCATCGTATTCTACGCGAACTGTCGCGGCGCCATGGCCCTCTAATGTTCCTTGAGTTCGGCGAGCTTCCTGTCATTGTTGCCTCCTCCCGTGAGGCGGCCGAGGAGGTCATGAAGACCAATGATGCCTTCCTCGCCTCAAGGCCACAGACCACAACAGTCAAGATCATAAGAAAAAAAGGCGATGCCATTTCGCTAGCCCCGTACGGCGATCACTGGCGGCAGCTTCGCAAAATCTGCACGGTTGAGCTTCTAAGTGCAAAGCGTGTTCAGTCTTTCTGGGCCATCCGTGAGGAGGAGGTGATGCGACTTGTGCAAGCCATCTCCTCTGCGACAACTCCGGATGTGAACCTCAGCGAGCTAGTCACCTCTTATGGTAACGACGTAGGGGCGCATACCATCATGAGTGATCGGTTTAGCGACCGGAACGCCTTCATGCGCTACGTTACAGAGGCCTTCAAGTTGGCGGGAACTTTTCGCCTAGCAGACTTGTACCCGTCGTCGCGGCTGGCATGTGCTATGAGCCGCACAATGAGTAAGATAGAGGTATTCCTGGATGGCTTATTTAAGTTGATGGATGGCATCATGGAGAGAGGAACACAGGAGGATTCAGAAGACTTGATTGATGTCCTCTTGAGGATTCAGAAGCAAGGAGGCCTTGAGCCCCCTCTTACAATGGGCAATATCAAATCAGTTCTTCTT GAACTTCTTGTCGGGAGCACCGATACCGTGCCTTCGGTCCTACAGTGGGCTATGGCAGAACTGATGAGGAACCCGGAAGCAATGTCTAAGGCACAATCCGAGGTAAGGAAAGCTTTCATGGGGCAAATGAAGGTAACTGAGGAGGGGCTCACCAAACTGAGCTATTTGCATTGGGTCATCAAAGAGACCTTAAGGTTGCATCCTCCTAGCCCAATTTTGTTACCAAGGGAGAGCCAAGAAACCTGCCGTGTTTTGGGCTATGATGTTCCCAAAGGGACAATAGTTCTCGTGAATGCATGGGCAATCTCTAGAGACGCAGAGTATTGGGACGAACCAGAAGTATTCAAACCAGAGAGATTTGAAACTGACAAAAGGGATTTCAAAGGGCGTGACTTCGAGTTCACACCATTTGGTGCTGGGCGACGAATTTGCCCTGGTATAGTGTTTGGGCTTGCTGCAATTCAGCTGGCTCTTGCTAACCTTCTATTTTATTTTGACTGGAATCTCTTAGAAGGCGTCAGTGAACTAGACATGGAAGAAACTATGGGGATCACTGCTAAAATGAAGACAGACATTTGGTTGAAACCTGTTCAGCGAGTACCTTTTGTTTCAACGAGTGTTGAATAA